In one Serinus canaria isolate serCan28SL12 chromosome 2, serCan2020, whole genome shotgun sequence genomic region, the following are encoded:
- the CLDN12 gene encoding claudin-12, with amino-acid sequence MGCRDVHAATVLAFLSGTASVAGLLAAVLLPNWRQMRLYTYNKNERNVTVYTGLWIKCARFDGSRDCVIYDPQWYTAVDQLDLRVLQFALPLSMFTAVSALFLCMIGMCNTAFVSSVPNVKLAKCLVNSAGCHLVAGLLFLLACAICLTPSIWVIFYNNYLNRKYEPIFSFDISVFIAIASAGGLFFTSILLFLWYCACKSLPSPFWQPLYSHAPSMHSYASQPYSARSRLSAVEIDIPVVTHSS; translated from the coding sequence ATGGGCTGCCGGGATGTTCATGCGGCGACCGTACTGGCCTTCCTCAGTGGAACAGCCTCAGTAGCTGGGCTGCTTGCGGCAGTTCTGCTTCCAAACTGGAGGCAGATGAGACTGTACACTTACAACAAGAATGAGAGGAATGTGACCGTTTACACTGGACTCTGGATTAAGTGTGCACGCTTTGATGGGAGCAGAGACTGTGTGATCTATGACCCACAGTGGTACACGGCTGTCGATCAGCTGGATTTGCGTGTTCTTCAGTTTGCTCTTCCTCTGAGTATGTTCACTGCTGTCTCAGCTCTGTTCCTCTGCATGATTGGCATGTGTAACACAGCCTTTGTATCGAGCGTGCCAAACGTCAAGCTGGCCAAGTGCCTGGTAAACAGTGCAGGCTGCCACCTCGTGGCCGGCCTCTTGTTCCTGCTTGCCTGTGCCATTTGTCTCACTCCGTCCATCTGGGTCATTTTTTATAACAATTATCTGAACAGAAAATACGAGCCCATCTTCAGCTTTGACATATCTGTATTTATTGCCATTGCCAGTGCTGGCGGTCTGTTTTTCACTTCCatcctgctgttcctgtggtACTGTGCATGCAAAAgcctcccttctcctttctggCAGCCCCTGTATTCCCACGCCCCCAGCATGCACAGCTATGCCTCTCAGCCCTACTCCGCACGTTCTCGCCTCTCTGCAGTAGAAATTGACATTCCTGTTGTGACACACTCATCTTAA
- the LOC103812809 gene encoding pituitary tumor-transforming gene 1 protein-interacting protein-like, which translates to MEVAWRWPLWLQGLALLWGRAVAGLEQISTMAPPAPVQACSAFSQKSCEECLRNVSCLWCYTNNTCIDYPVRSIFPPTSLCSLSNARWGVCWINFEALIIAMAVVAGLILVSITVCCCYCCYCRRRSRRRRLEEEEEQLARKREERRLQSLQRKHERKLKHDEIRKKYGLLQDSDNPYSRFENE; encoded by the exons ATGGAGGTGGCGTGGCGGTGGCCACTGTGGCTGCAGGGCCTGGCGCTGCTGTGGGGCCGCGCCGTGGCGGGGCTGGAGCAGATCTCCACCATGGCTCCGCCGGCGCCGGTGCAGG caTGTTCAGCATTTTCCCAGAAGTCCTGTGAAGAATGTCTAAGAAATGTTTCG TGCCTTTGGTGTTACACCAACAACACATGTATTGATTACCCTGTAAGAAGTATTTTTCCACCGACTTCATTGTGTTCTCTCTCAAATGCTCGATGGGGAGTTTGCTGGA TAAACTTTGAGGCTTTAATTATTGCTATGGCTGTGGTAGCTGGACTCATTCTGGTGTCCATAACAGTctgctgctgttactgctgTTACTGCAGAAGGCGttccaggaggaggag ActagaggaagaagaggagcagCTAGCTAGGAAGAGAGAGGAGCGAAGGCTACAGTCTCTTCAGAG gaaacatgaaagaaaactgaagcatGATGAAATACGTAAGAAGTATG